The window GTTCTTGTCGCCCCATGATGAATTTCGTATCCCGAAATTGTTTCACCCAGCGTCCCCGGTGCCAACGAATCATCCGTCAACGCCAGCTCGACCAAGCGAGTTTGTTTGGTCAGTAGGAAAGTTGTTTCAACAGGAAGCAGTCCCAGGCCCTCAATCTCTTTGCTTCCCCCTTCCAGACGATGGGGATTGTGAATCCTCTCACCTAGCATTTGGTAGCCGCCACAGATACCGACAACGTGACCACCTGCGAGTGCATGCTGTTGAGTCTTGTCGGCCAAGCCCGTCTGACGCATCCACTGCAGGTCTCCAAAGGTGTTCTTCGTACCAGGCAGAATCACCACGTCGGGATCACCCCATTGATCGGCGGATCGAACATAACGCACGCGCACGCTTGCGTCCGCCGCGAGAGGATCGAAGTCATCGAAGTTGGCGATATGTGGCAAGCGAATGATTGCGATATCCAAACTCCCATCGCCTGAGCATTCCATCTCACAGGTAAATCCATCCAAGGCAACTGCGTCTTCCTCGGGCAAACGCAATGCCTCGATATATGGCAGCACTCCGAGCACCTCCACTCCTCCCCGCTGCTGCAAAATCTCTACGCCGGCATCGAACAGCGACAGGTCACCGCGGAACTTGTTAACGATCAAACCTTTCACGAGGGCTCGATCGGCAGGCGTGAGCAACCATAAGGTCCCGAGCAATTGTGCAAACACCCCTCCACGCTCAATATCGCCGATCAACAGTACCGGTGACCGGCAATAGCGAGCGACGGACATGTTGACCATTTCCACATCAGCAAGATTCAGTTCGGCGGGACTGCCCGCACCCTCGATCACGATGATGTCATGGTGCTGACGTAAACGATCGAGCGCCGCGGTGACATGTGGCCATAGTTGGCTGCGGCGTTCAAAGTAGTCCACCGCTTCGAGTGTTTGTGTTGGCGATCCATCGACAACGACCTGCGAACGCGTCTGCCCTTCGGGTTTTAATAGCACGGGATTCATGTCGACGGTCGGCGGAGTTCCTGCTGCGATCGCCTGGAGGGCTTGTGATCGCCCAATTTCGCCGCCAACTGCACAGACGGCAGCATTGTTCGACATGTTTTGCGCCTTGAACGGTGCGACACGAAAACCGCGTCGGGCCAAGCAACGACACAGCGCCGTCGTCAGTAGGCTCTTACCCGCCGACGAACTTGTGCCCATCACCATGACCGTCTTGGCGACTTCAACTTTACTCAATCGAAGCAACCTCCCGACCATTCCGGCTGACCAGAGCAACCAGCTGCTCCATGGGCAACGACGCTGTGATGAATCTCACTGCCCCATCGGACATCAGTACATTGGCACCACCCACGTGAAATGAATACACTTCGTTGTCGTTACTGCAGTTAACGCTGCAAGGTCCGGGTCGAATCGCCGTATTTCCATCTGATTGAGCACCGTCGACTAGAAAGCCCTTGCTATGGCTCGCCCACACACCGCCTGTGGGAAACGGGCGTGTCACGCTCGATGTGCCGCTCCATGTCTTGACCGCTCCATCGGCGACGTAGCGACCGTTTTGATAAAGCTCGGGGCGCGCCGCGCACTCCACCACCAAGATCGTATTGGACAATCCATCGAGAACGTCCGCGAACCTTCCTGACGTCGTCTTCAATACACCACAATTGTTGGGATCGCTGAGCTGTCTTGCTGGTGGCAGAGATGCATTCAGCTGAGTCCCGACACCCCCGACGTTGGAATAATCAGTCGTCGCACCGTCGTAAAAATCTCGCGGTGTCAGCGAGTAACTTGAAGAGCCACCGGGATAATCGACGAGCACGGTCCACTCAAAGCCACGCCGGTCGGGGACCGACGGACAACTCAGCATCGGTACTGTGGTCGCCACTGCCGCGGCATTTCGCGGGTCGTGCCAGTGGAACCGCTTGTCAAAGGTCTGAAATAAGCCCTCCTGTTCAAAGAAAGGCAACGTCGCCGTTAACCAGCTGCCGCGCCGCATGGTGAAATCGCGTCCGGGCCCCGGTGCAGTGGATTGGGCTGGTAGTACCCCGAACGCCGATTGATAATTGTGTACCGACAACCCAAGTTGTTTGAGGTTGTTACTACACTGCATCCGCCGAGCTGCCTCGCGAGCCGCTTGCACGGCAGGAAGCAGCAACCCCACGAGAACGCCGATGATAGCGATCACCACCAGCAATTCGACCAGAGTGAACGCGGCGCAGGGTTGAATTGCTAAACGGGTGGATTTGCGAGTTGGGGCGAACCCACGTGGCGTGAATGTCGAGATCATGAGATAGAGGGGCAATGCGATCACGCAAGATCCGCTGTCACGGCAACGATGTTGCGGTGAACCGATGCAGAACGTCTACGGGAGAGATTGCAATTTCGTAGGCAACGAAAGGGAGCCAAACGACAACACAGCCCAATCGAACCAGGCTGCAAAACCGTTTGCGACAACTGCCCCAATCCAAGAGGGCACGCGGATGTCTTGTCGTGGTAGGTCTTCTGACTCTCCTCCGTTTCAGTTACCCCTCAGCCTTCTCACCCGATCATCGGGCAATGGCAATCATTTAGGGGGCAACGAATGCGACCTGGTTGAGGTCGCCAGTGGATCACAGCGGCTGGACCGTCCCGGAATTTCACCGGAGTTCCCTGTTCACCTGTCTGCCAGCGGGCAGAGCAAGTCACCACGAACGCGGCCGAGTATCGTTGGCGACCCATCGCCTGTCAATGACAAAATTGACCAAGCCGTCTCGTCAGAATTCGTCAAAAGCGGCCCCGGTCCGGCGGGACCGACAGCTGGCGAAAAGTCGTTGACCGCTTCGCGATCGGTCCGGAGGATCGCGGGTGGGCCCACGGCACTATGGGTTCCCGTGATCCTCTGTCGGGCGAAGGGCCAGTATCGTCTGCGTGCTATCATCAGGCCACCGCACCTCGAGAGACAAGGAAATCTGTCCCTCCGCGTCAAGCAGGGCAACGAGTTGGTCCAATTCGGCCAAGCGTTTGGCGACCAATGTCCCATTGCGAACGGCCTCCTCAATACTGTCACGCTGGATCTCCAGGGCAACCTCTTGCCTCCTCGCTCGCAGCTTTCCAGCACGCGAGATCGCCGTTTCCAGTTGCAGTAACTGCTCGTCGGCTAACTCCAATTGCCTGGTGGTGGCGTCAAGGCTCGAACGAATTGATGAAGCATCGGTCCATAGCCATGGCATGGCGGGAGCAAGCCTCGCTCCGTAGCGAAGCCGCATGGACAACGAGCCGGAGGTCCGTACATCAATTCTCGCTGCGAGTTCGCCTGGCTCTGCTGAGTCCTTCAGAGTCAGCAGAGCAATCGCCCGCGTCTTCTGTGGAGACTCCTCGTCGGCAGACTCCATCCATCGCAGCGAGACGTCGTCGGGCACCTGCAGGTCCAAACGTAGGTGAGTGACGGAATGCAATATGGGTCCGCCTAATAGCCACTTCAGCTTCTCATCTCGTTCACTCAAATCAGTTGCAATCGCCTGAGCGTCGAGCGAGGACCGCAGGTAGACGACATCGCCCTCTGCGGTCGTGATGCGGCCGTGGATAAGAGACTCGGCCGATGGCGTTTGGGATGCGGCAGCGAGCCAGCGAAACCGCAATGCTTGGTCGCCGCCACCATCCTGATCGATCTCAAATACTGCGATCGGCAGGTCTCGGCCGATAGCGATCACCGCCCACCGACCTTGCTCAGGCCGCAGATGCAGAGCCGGCTCAGTAGGGAATTCGAGCTGCAGGCGAGTCGGTGCCCTCTCCAACATCAGCACCAGGGCAGGGGGCAACAACGCCGCCTCCGATGCAGTCGGGGGGCGAGGCAGTGTCACCGCCGTCGTCTGCTTTTGCGGCGGAACAATCGCTGCGGTTGCTTGCGGCACCGCCTCGTCCAATGCCGCGTCTTCGTCACTCATGTCTGTGATGTCGACCGCCGAGATGGTGGTTTCGGTGGTAGTCGGCGGTGACGCCTCGTCACTCTCTGTGATGACGCTAGGCACGAGAGAGTCGAGCGATAGGTCCGCCGGCATCGCCTCCATCCCACCGACGCTGGGCGTCTCGTTGACAGGGGGGTCCGCGTTCAGACTCATCAGGTCAGCCGAGCCAGGGACCTCCGTGGCCGCTGCGACTACTGGACCGGGCGATGATTGTCGACGAGGTGGTGGGGAACTCTGCAGCGACTCCGGATCGGCGATCGGCTCCGGGGAAAACAAGTCAGTTGGAATCACCGATTTGTTCGCCGCGAACGTTTCGCGAGACGGGTCGGGAGCCGACCGGTCAGGAGCGGACGGGGACCTCAATGTGAGCACGACGACCAACAATGCGACCGCGGCGATCGCACTACCAGCTAGGATCGTCCTCGTCGAGGGTCGATGGCGGCGCGACACGTCTTGCCGCCGGGCGCTGCGTCGTCGAGGTGATTTGGAATGACCTTCCAATAACCCCGCCTTTGATCGTACTGCTAATCCGACTCCCTGTTTGTCGGCCAGCGACGACGACTGCGGCGTTGCATTCGGACCTGTCGACGAATCCTCGGCAATCTTCCGTTCAAGCTCGCGCGGTAATTCCAATGATCGGGGTGGCAAAACGGCCCGGCCAAACTCATTGACGACCATGTGTTGCCACGCGGTTGCGTCGGCATCAAACCGCGTATTCTCACCGACGTCGAAATGTGGCCGGGCATCTTCGAGCCATAACTCAGCGATATCAGGTGGCGGTACCCCGAGTCGAGCGACCACGCTCGCTACAGTTTCCAAACTCTGATCTGTCATCAGTCCATCCTCACCTGGCCTGGAGGTTCAATCGCTGCTACCGAAGAATAATATTAATATCCGCCTCGTATGGAGGTAATTCGTGCTCAACGCTTCGAGAGCCAAGTCCACAGCGACGTGGTTAGCGACAGCGTCATGGCGATCAACAGCGGCGAGGTGACTGTAAACAGAATAAAAAGAATCTGCGGACCACGGCGACTCCGGTCGGCCGTCACCTTCGTTCCAAATAGGACCGACCACTCCTCTTGGATTTCGGGAATACGAGCGGCGTAGACGAGACCGGCCGAGATCAGCGCCGCAACAACGACAAGCACCAGCATCGAAGCGATTCCGATCTGCAATGTCGGGCTGCCAGTCGACGATGCGCTCTCATCTTTTACGAGAACGCCATGCCTCGGTGAAACGCTCGAGACGGGAGTCCGCACTCGTGCCAGCATCACGGCCTCGTCTCGCTCAGCCATCGAAAATCCCAGCACCGAAGCTGGAGTCGTCCGCTATCTTTTCGGGGCCCGCATCATCCGGCATGACAGGCTGCTCGGGATCGCTACTGACGCGACTGCCCTGCGACGGTGGATTGCTCGTCACGAGGGCGCGCGGTGCGGGACCGGGGCGATCGCGGAAGTGCGGGCGAGGTAGGCTGTTTGGCACACCGCTCTCACCCCGTACAACGATCGCATCGTCCAGATCGTCGTTTTCGCTGGACACCTTGGCCGCCGCGTCACCGGTGGGAGGGTTGCTATCGAGCAATCCCGCTCCGAATGAGTCAGGCACCGCATTGCGAAAACCGTCTTCTTCCAGCGGCGCGTTGGTCGACGATGAGACGACAGCTGGTTTTCGCGGACCAGGATCGGTCGCGGAGGGCGGAATGGAATTCGGACCAGCGGGAACCGCTGCTGCAGAGTCCGCACTGGAGTAGTCGGCTTCGTCGTAGTCACCAGCATCAAATTCGTCGTCGTAGCGACTGCGATAGTTCGGCTGGGCCGCCCGCTGCAACTCCGCTTGGAATTCATCAACCACCGCGTTTTGAATCATCTCGCGGCATTCACTGTTAATCGGGTGGGCCACGTCGGCGTACAGCTTTTGAGGTGCATCCACGGTACTGCCGCTTTGTAGTTTCGCTCCGCATTGATTACAGAATGTCGCTCGCAGGTGGTTCTTGCTACCACATCGGTTGCAGTGCCCTGTCAACTTGCGTGAGGGCATGGCGACGAATGGACCGTGACTCCCGTCGATAATCTTGAGATCGCGAATCACGAAACTTTGGTCGATCGTAATCGAACAAAACGCTCGCAGACGATCTTCCGAACCTTCCATCAACTTGATGCGAACCTCCGTAATCTCCATCACCATCCCCTATTCGATATGAATCTTCGGCGCTGCCGGACACGTCGCGACAGTCTGCACCAACGCGCCACCCGGCAACCGCTCACGAATCGTCGCGAGCAATGCCTCATCGACACCAGTCAATCGACACCCATCATCGGCAGGCGAGCCATCGGGAGTCAACCAAATGAAGCAAGCAGAGCCGCTGCCGGTCATCTGGCAATGGGGTAGGTGTCGCCCTAGCAGGTGCGTAGGTCGCTCTAACTCCCGCAAGCATTGTATCGCCTCCCCAATGGGAGGTGATAGCCCGCAAGCGGGTGGAGTCAACGCATTATAGAGTATCTCGGCATTGATGTTGGGATGGGGATGCACAAACGCGTTAATGACATCGAGTCCGCAGCGCGGATGATCCGTGACTTTGGCGCGCCCGTAAACCGCGGCCGTCGACAGCGCAATCGCGGGATAAACGACGATGAAGCAATGCGGAGTGGACAGCTGGTAGAAGATTAGTTTTTCGCCGCGGCCGAGGGCGCGGGCCAGCGAACCGGGGCTTCCTGCGGCAACGACTGCCGCTACGTCCCCACCGGGATTGGATGGTAGATCGCCTAGAAAAAACGGCACATCACTGCCCAGGCACGCAGCGAGTTCGCGCAGTTTGTCGTTCGTCAGTTCCCTAGCGAGCCCACTGTCGAGATCTGCTAACGCGACGGCGGCTAGTCGCAAGGCTGCCGCGGCATCGCTGCTCGCTCCTCCCATTCCCGCCCCACTGGGAATGCGTTTGCTCAGTCGGACCGTCCACCCCCCCGTGTATCCGCTGGTCTGCGTGATCAAGTTGAGAGCTCGATAAACGAGATTTGACTCGTCAGTGGGCACATGCAGCAGTGCGTCGTCGGATGCGACCCCGAGTTGGACTGCGACAGCCGCCCGGCTGGGCAACCAATCGACATCGAGCGTGATGCCGGGCTCTGACTTCGTTTGTAGTTGCAGTTCGTCACGCCAATCGATGGCGACCATCACGGTGTCGAGTTCGTGAAATCCATCTTCCCGACGTCCCAGAATCTCCAGAAACAGATTCAGCTTGGCGGGCGGTGACGTGCGGTAGTGGGGCCGCCGGGAGTTGCTCATGGGCTGGTTTCCGTATGCAAAGTCGCTTTGAGGGCAGTAATACCAATCGAGGTTTCTAATACGAACGATCGCACGCGACGCGGATGGTCGCGTCATCGTTGGTTCGCTAGGATAGGGGCACCGTCCATTTTGTCACCTCCCATTCTCGCGTGTGATTTTCGCATGACCGCGTCCGAACCGGCTACCGCCGCTCACCGTTTCGATTCCATCCCGATGGCTGCCCCCGATGCGATTCTGGGGATAAGTGAGGCATTTGCTGCAGATGCGCGTGCCGAGAAGATGAATCTCTCGGTCGGAGTTTATAAGGATGCTCAGGGCGTGACACCGGTCATGAAATGCGTCAAAGCCGCTGAGCAAAAACTCCTGGAGACGGAGCAGACCAAGAGTTATCTGCCCATCGATGGATTGCCCGATTATCGCCACGCGGTGCGTGAGATGTTACTCGGCGACGAGTTCCCAGCTGATCGCGCAGCCGTTGTCCAGACGCCTGGCGGCACTGGGGCATTGCGGGTGGCGGGTGACTTTTTGGCGACACAGTGTGCGCCGACACGAGTATTCCTGCCCAATCCAACGTGGGCCAACCACTCTGCGATCATGCGAGCGGCGGGACTGGGAGTGGAAACGTACAGCTACCTCGGTGCTGATCGGCGTAGTCTCGACTTCGAAGCGATGATCGCTGACCTGTCTGAGAAAACCCGTCCAGGTGACGCGGTGCTACTACACGCGTGCTGTCACAATCCGACGGGCGTCGATCCCACCGCCGCACAGTGGCAACAGATTGCGAACTTACTCGCCACCCGCGGTTTAATTCCGCTATTGGACTTTGCTTACCAGGGTTTTGGTGATGGACTCGAGGCCGACGCAGCAGGACTCCGCACGGTTCTCGAGCACTGTGACGAAGCAATCGTCTGCTCGTCGTATAGCAAGAACTTTGGACTCTACAGTGAACGAGTCGGCGCCGTGACGCTGATCGCGGGATCCCCCGCAGCGACGGCAACAGCCCTGAGTCAACTCAAAATCGTGGTGCGTGCCAACTACAGCAACCCGCCCCGGCACGGTGGATCGATCGTCGCCACGGTGCTGGCCGATCCCGAGTTGACTCGCATGTGGAAAGCTGAACTTGAAGAGTATCGTCTGCGAATCACGCGACTGCGTGAGCTGTTTGTGGCGGGCATGAAAGAACAGCCCGGTGCACCGGATTTCTCGTTTCTGCTCAATCAAAAAGGCATGTTTTCATATAGCGGTTTAACCGCGATGCAAGCTGACGAACTGCGCACTCAACACGGTGTGTACGTCGTCGGCAGTGGTCGCATCAATGTCGCTGGTATCAACGAGCAAAAAGTCGATTGGCTGTGCCGAGCCGTCGCGGACGTGATGTAATCGTTGCAAGGTCATTGATATCGGGCGGACTGATTTTGCATCACCGAAACGCCGAGATCACCGAGCGTCGCGTCGAAGAGACGCGTCTGTGCGGTGACTCTGGGTTTCAACTCACACACTAAATAATATCCAGTCGGAAATTGTTCAGAATCCACCGAGCGTTTTCAAAGCCCATCACTAACCGCTGAAAAAGACTCCTCTGCATGCCTCCTGAACTGCGACGAGCGTTTGTGATTTTAGCCCTGATCGTGACGGGCATTGCAGTGGTGTGGGCAACGCAGTTCGATTCGATGCCGCCGGCGGAGTTCAGTATCCAAAACGGCACCGACCCCAAAACGCTCGATCCTCATCGGGCGACGGGCCAACCCGAGAGCCGGATACTCTTTGGAATTTTCTCGGGTTTATTGCAGATGCTACCCGACGGCGAGCCTGACCCGGTCACGGGACTGCAGCCGATGTCCGCTCAACCCGCCGTGGCGGAGAGCTATGACGTTGCCGAGGACAAACGCACCTATACGTTTCACCTGCGTCCCGACGCGGTGTGGTCTGATGGCGTGCCGATCACATCGGCAGACTTCGCGTGGTCATGGACGAGAATGCTGCATCCAGAAACTGCGTGCGAATACAATTTCCAATTGTTCAGCATCCCCTATGCTGAACAGTTCAATTCAGGTGTTGTCAATGTTGGCGACCGTTGTGAAGTCGAACTATTCGACCGCCCCAACCCTGACGGGACAACCGAGGCAGATACTGGAGAGGTGAGCTTCCAAAACTTCCCTCGCGGGACGATGCTCTATGGCACCTTGAAGGAAATTCGCAAGCCGCCGGAACCAGAGTTTGGAGAAGACGTCGAGGAACAGGAACGCGAGCAGG of the Allorhodopirellula heiligendammensis genome contains:
- a CDS encoding cobyric acid synthase; amino-acid sequence: MSKVEVAKTVMVMGTSSSAGKSLLTTALCRCLARRGFRVAPFKAQNMSNNAAVCAVGGEIGRSQALQAIAAGTPPTVDMNPVLLKPEGQTRSQVVVDGSPTQTLEAVDYFERRSQLWPHVTAALDRLRQHHDIIVIEGAGSPAELNLADVEMVNMSVARYCRSPVLLIGDIERGGVFAQLLGTLWLLTPADRALVKGLIVNKFRGDLSLFDAGVEILQQRGGVEVLGVLPYIEALRLPEEDAVALDGFTCEMECSGDGSLDIAIIRLPHIANFDDFDPLAADASVRVRYVRSADQWGDPDVVILPGTKNTFGDLQWMRQTGLADKTQQHALAGGHVVGICGGYQMLGERIHNPHRLEGGSKEIEGLGLLPVETTFLLTKQTRLVELALTDDSLAPGTLGETISGYEIHHGATRTSSAWLRHVCSDAEDAESRAEGSQSGDGRVWGCYLHGLFYNDRWRRAWLTKLGVAASREPATSSHDQLQRSLDRLADTFETHIDIDHLLSIIFES
- a CDS encoding DUF1559 domain-containing protein yields the protein MIALPLYLMISTFTPRGFAPTRKSTRLAIQPCAAFTLVELLVVIAIIGVLVGLLLPAVQAAREAARRMQCSNNLKQLGLSVHNYQSAFGVLPAQSTAPGPGRDFTMRRGSWLTATLPFFEQEGLFQTFDKRFHWHDPRNAAAVATTVPMLSCPSVPDRRGFEWTVLVDYPGGSSSYSLTPRDFYDGATTDYSNVGGVGTQLNASLPPARQLSDPNNCGVLKTTSGRFADVLDGLSNTILVVECAARPELYQNGRYVADGAVKTWSGTSSVTRPFPTGGVWASHSKGFLVDGAQSDGNTAIRPGPCSVNCSNDNEVYSFHVGGANVLMSDGAVRFITASLPMEQLVALVSRNGREVASIE
- a CDS encoding septation protein SpoVG family protein translates to MEITEVRIKLMEGSEDRLRAFCSITIDQSFVIRDLKIIDGSHGPFVAMPSRKLTGHCNRCGSKNHLRATFCNQCGAKLQSGSTVDAPQKLYADVAHPINSECREMIQNAVVDEFQAELQRAAQPNYRSRYDDEFDAGDYDEADYSSADSAAAVPAGPNSIPPSATDPGPRKPAVVSSSTNAPLEEDGFRNAVPDSFGAGLLDSNPPTGDAAAKVSSENDDLDDAIVVRGESGVPNSLPRPHFRDRPGPAPRALVTSNPPSQGSRVSSDPEQPVMPDDAGPEKIADDSSFGAGIFDG
- a CDS encoding 4-(cytidine 5'-diphospho)-2-C-methyl-D-erythritol kinase; its protein translation is MTRPSASRAIVRIRNLDWYYCPQSDFAYGNQPMSNSRRPHYRTSPPAKLNLFLEILGRREDGFHELDTVMVAIDWRDELQLQTKSEPGITLDVDWLPSRAAVAVQLGVASDDALLHVPTDESNLVYRALNLITQTSGYTGGWTVRLSKRIPSGAGMGGASSDAAAALRLAAVALADLDSGLARELTNDKLRELAACLGSDVPFFLGDLPSNPGGDVAAVVAAGSPGSLARALGRGEKLIFYQLSTPHCFIVVYPAIALSTAAVYGRAKVTDHPRCGLDVINAFVHPHPNINAEILYNALTPPACGLSPPIGEAIQCLRELERPTHLLGRHLPHCQMTGSGSACFIWLTPDGSPADDGCRLTGVDEALLATIRERLPGGALVQTVATCPAAPKIHIE
- a CDS encoding amino acid aminotransferase, translated to MTASEPATAAHRFDSIPMAAPDAILGISEAFAADARAEKMNLSVGVYKDAQGVTPVMKCVKAAEQKLLETEQTKSYLPIDGLPDYRHAVREMLLGDEFPADRAAVVQTPGGTGALRVAGDFLATQCAPTRVFLPNPTWANHSAIMRAAGLGVETYSYLGADRRSLDFEAMIADLSEKTRPGDAVLLHACCHNPTGVDPTAAQWQQIANLLATRGLIPLLDFAYQGFGDGLEADAAGLRTVLEHCDEAIVCSSYSKNFGLYSERVGAVTLIAGSPAATATALSQLKIVVRANYSNPPRHGGSIVATVLADPELTRMWKAELEEYRLRITRLRELFVAGMKEQPGAPDFSFLLNQKGMFSYSGLTAMQADELRTQHGVYVVGSGRINVAGINEQKVDWLCRAVADVM